The Balneola sp. genomic sequence TTCGTGTAAACGCTTATCATGCCTGGAAGGAAATGGAAGAACCATCCTGGTTTAATGCTACCTACAAGTCTCCGGATTTTGAAAATCTTCTCTATTACTCAGCTCCTAAGCAAAGACCTCAGTTAGATAGTCTTGATGAAGTAGATCCAAACATTCTTGAGACCTATGAGAAACTGGGCATTCCATTAGAAGAGCAAAAAATGCTTTCAGGCGTAGCCGTTGATGCCGTTTTTGATAGTGTTTCCATATTCACCTCGTTCAAGGAAAAACTTGCAGAAGCAGGAGTAATTTTTTGCTCTATGTCAGAAGCTATCCAGGAACATCCTGAATTGGTTAAAAAATATTTGGCTTCGGTAGTACCTGTAAGAGATAACTTCTATTCGGCACTTAATTCAGCAGTATTTTCGGATGGATCATTTTGCTATATCCCAAAAAATACAAAGTGCCCAATGGAGCTTTCGACATATTTCCGGATCAATAACATGGAATCAGGTCAATTTGAACGAACGCTTATAGTGGCAGAAGAAGGCTCAAGTGTAAGCTATCTGGAAGGTTGTACAGCTCCGATGTACGATGAGAATCAATTACATGCAGCTGTGGTTGAATTGGTAGCCTTAGATAATGCTGATATTAAATATTCTACTATTCAGAACTGGTATTCCGGAGATGAAGAAGGCAGAGGAGGTATCTACAACTTTGTAACCAAGCGAGGAATCTGTAAAGGAAGAAATTCTAAAATCTCGTGGACCCAATTAGAAACGGGATCTGCGGTTACTTTGAAGTACCCAAGTGTAATTCTCCAAGGAGATGATTCAATAGGAGAATTTTACTCTGTTGCTGTAACTACAAAAAGGCAGCAGGCTGATACTGGTACCAAAATGATTCACCTTGGAAAGAATACCAAGAGTACCATTATCTCGAAAGGTATTTCGGCTGGCAGATCTAACAATAGTTACAGAGGCGAAGTTAAGATTGGAAAGAAAGCTTTCGGCTCAAAGAATTACTCAGTATGTGATTCTATGTTAATTGGTCAGGAATGTGGTGCTCATACTTTCCCTTACATCTCTTCAGAAAATGCTTCTAGTAGTGTGGAGCATGAAGCAACTACTTCAAGAGTAGGTGAGGAGCAGATTTTCTATTTGATGCAACGCGGGATAAGTGAGCAGGACGCGATATCTATGATCATCAATGGATTTGTAAAGGATGTATTGAAGGAGTTACCACTTGAATTCGCGGTGGAAGCCAATAAACTATTAGATGTTAAACTAGAGGGCTCGGTAGGATAGGCCATAGTATTCATTATTTGGTCATCCTGAGGTTACTACCGAAGGATCTAGTCGAATATTCGGTTAGATTCTTCGCTTTCGCTCAGAATGACCACTAAGAAAAAATTCAAAACCAAAAAGACGACAAGACAGTGCTAGAAATAAAAAACTTACATGCCAAAGTAGAGGGCGAAGAAATTGAAATCCTGAAGGGTGTGAACCTCAATGTGAAAGCAGGAGAGATTCACGCTATAATGGGACCTAACGGAAGTGGTAAAAGCACCCTTTCTAAAGTAGTATCCGGTCATCCTGAATACGAAGTAACTGATGGTGAAATCCTTTTTGAAGGTGAGGATATCACTGAGATGGACGCTGATGAAAGAGCACATCTTGGTTTGTTTCTGGCTTTCCAGTATCCGGTAGAGGTGCCAGGTATCACCAATAAAACATTACTCCGTGAGGCTTATAACACCATAGCCAGGGCTAATGAACGAGAAGAATTAGATCCTCTAGAATTCGAAGATTACATCGAAAGCAAACTTGATATCATTGAAATGAAAGACGAGTTCCTAAGTCGTTCAATCAATACTGGTTTTTCTGGAGGTGAGAAGAAGAAAAATGAAATCTTCCAGATGGCGGTATTAGATCCCAAATTATCTTTCCTGGATGAAACAGATTCAGGGTTGGATATCGATGCACTTAAAATTGTATCGGATGGTGTAAACAAGATTGCAAGCGATGAAAAAGCGATTGTAATGATCACACACTATCAAAGATTGCTTAATTATATCAAACCTGATCATGTACATGTAATGATGGATGGTAAGATTGTGAAGTCTGGCGGCTTTGAGTTGGCAGAAGAACTTGAGGCTAACGGATACGATGGCCTTCAAAAGGAATTTGCTGTAAATGGTGAGGCTCAGTAATGAGTGAAGTAATTCAAAAAAGTACCCTGTTAGATTATATTAGTGGAGAAATAGAGCCCAAAGGGACTTCTATCTCTATTAGAGCGATCAATGAGCGTGGTAGAGCTACGCTTAATGAAGTTGCATTTCCTACACGTAAAGATGAAGATTGGAGATTTATTGATCTGAAATCCATTACAAAGAACTCTTTTGTTTCTGTTGATCAAGCTGGTACTCATGAAGTGGGAGACATTTCTGAATACTACCTGCCTGAAGCAATGAATTCGAGATTGGTATTTGTAAATGGAGAGTATAATGAGTCTCTCTCTTCAATAGATGACCTTCCTCATGGTGTAGTAGTAGGAAACCTTGCTGATAACGCAGATCATGATTCCGTTAAATCTTATTTGGGAACGATCACCAATTATGAGGATGATGTATTTGCTCCATTTAATGATGCTGCCTTCAATGATGGAGCATTCATTCATGTAGCAGAAGAGACCGTTGTTGAAGCGCCTATTCACATTTTGAACATCTTTACTGATGCTGAGAAACCATTCTACGCTACTCCTAGATTACTTTATGTAGGAGAGATGTTCTCAAAAGCAACCATTATTGAGGAGCATATTGGTTTAGCAGACAATGTATATCTGAATGTTCCAGTTACTGAATTCAAGATGTTTACTACATCTAATGTTCATCATGCCCGAATTCAGCGCGATTCTAAGCAAGCTTCTCATGTATCCCGACCAATAGCAGCTCTGGATAAGCATGCTGAATATCATTCATATACTATTTGTCTTGGTGCCAAGCTATTTAGAAATGAGCCAAGGGTAATTCAAAACGCAGAAGAAGTAGACTTTACTGTTGATGGACTCGTTTTGATTGATGGGGAGCAAATCGCTGATACCCACTCAATCATGGATCACCGCTATGCTCATGGTAATAGCCATCAATTACATAAAGTAGTAGTTAATGATACTGCTCATTCGATTTTCAACGGGAAGATTTTTGTAGCAAAGGATGCTCAAAAAATTGATTCTTTTCAGGAAAACCGAAATTTATTGATCTCTGATACAGGCAAAGTACATACTAAACCTCAACTTGAGATTTTTGCTGATGATGTGCGTTGTTCTCATGGAGCAACTATAGGTCAGCTGCAAGACGAGGAAGTGTTTTATCTACAGAGTAGAGGACTTACAGAGCAGAAGTCCAGAGAATTACTCGTGTATGCTTTTGCTTTAGAAAGTGTAGAGAGTATGGAAGTGGAGTCTGTGGAAAAGATGCTTCTTGATGAAGTAATTAAATACACGAATAGAGACGGAAAGTAATTAACCGGTCATTCTGAGGCCACTGCCGAAGAATCTAAACGGGTGGGTTTATCCGGTCAGATCCTTCGCAAGTATGCTCAGGATGACAATTGAGACAATGAGCCAATCAAAAACAGACATATCATCTGCTATCAACTGGGAAAAGGTTCGTGATCAATTTCCTGTGTTAAACCAGTCTGTAAATGGGAAACCATTGGTCTACCTCGATAATGGTGCCAGTAGTCAAATGCCTAAACGGGTTATTGACCGATTAAATGCCTATCACAGTAAAGAACATGCAAATGTTCATCGGGGTATCCATTCATTAAGTCAGCATGCTACTGATGAGTATGAGTCGACCAGGGAAAAAGTACGTAATCTTATCAACGCCAGACATTTAGAGGAGATAATTTATACTACTGGTACTACTGATTCTATTAATCTGGTAGCAAACAGCTATGGCAGAACTCATTTCAAAGAAGGGGATGAGATCATTGTTTCTGAGATGGAGCACCATGCCAATATTGTGCCCTGGCAAATAGTTGCAGAACAAACGGGAGCAATACTGAAAGTTATCCCAATGAGTGATCAAGGTGTTCTTGATATGAATACTTTTTATAGTTTGTTGTCTGATAAGACCTGTTTTGTTTCAGTAATACATGTTTCTAATGCTCTGGGAACAGTAAATCCCGTTAAGGAAATTATTGAAGCTGCGCACGAAAGAAATATTCCAGTACTTCTTGACGGTGCTCAGGCTGTTCCACATTCTACCGTAGATGTGCAAGAACTAAATGCAGACTTTTATGCTTTTTCTGCTCACAAGATGTGTGGGCCTACAGGTTTTGGCATCCTATATGGAAAAAAAGAGCTACTTGAAGCTATGCCTCCATATAGAGGCGGTGGAGATATGATTGACCGGGTTACGTTTGAGAAAACTACCTGGAATGATCTTCCCCATAAGTTTGAAGCAGGTACTCCGCCAATTGCAGCAGGAATTGGGCTTGGAACTGCTATCGATTTTCTATCCGAAATAGGAATGGAGGCTATTTCTGAACGTGAAGCAGAGCTGGTTGAATATGCAACCCAAAGATTGACCGATATTGACGGATTAACTATCGTAGGTACCTCTGACAAAAAAACTTCCGTAATTTCTTTTCTGTTAGATGGAATACATCCTACCGATGCTGGCACAATTCTTGATAAAGAAGGAATAGCAGTAAGAACAGGGCACCATTGTGCACAGCCTGTAATGGACCATTTTAAAATTCCCGGTACGCTTAGGGCATCTATTTCTTTTTACAATAATGAAGAAGATATTGATCGCCTGGTGGAAGGAATTGAATACACCAAAGAATTTTTTAGTTAAAGAGATACAGATATGGCAAAAATTAAAGAAATAGAACGCACACCGAATCCAGATGCAATGCGGTTTGTTTTGGATGAGCCACTTACAAATGGAGTAACCCGTTCATTTGAAAACAGTATTGAAGCAGAAGGAGATGAGTTGGCTTCAGCTCTATTTGCTATCGATAATGTGATAAACGTGTATTATGTGGACAAATACATTACCGTTACTCAAGATGGTAACGCTGTTTGGTCTGAGCTCCTCAGAAAATTAGCACCTCCAATTCGTGAAGCTCAGCCAAAATTAGATTTCGAAGATGATTCAGAAGTACATGTAAGTAAAGAAGCTATGGAATCTGATGATCCTCGTTTGCAGGAAATTAACCGTATGCTTGATGATCAGGTACGACCATATCTTCTGGCAGATGGTGGTGGACTAAAGGTACTTGGACTTGAGAATAATCGCCTGAAAGTACACTACCAGGGTGCTTGTGGTACCTGTCCAACTGCTAGTACTGGAACGCTCTATGCTATTGAAAGCATGGTTAAAAGAATTGATCCTGAAATTCAGGTAATCTCTGTTTAAAAAGTAGACCAATGGGAGAGATCACCATCAGCGAACGTGCTTATAAGCGAATTGAAGAAATTCGCAGCGAGCAGGGTGTATCTACTGATGCGCTTCTGAAAGTTGGCGTAGTTAGCGGTGGTTGTTCAGGTCTTACTTACGATCTCGACTTTTCTAGTGAGATTACTCCTACTGACCAGGATCAGGTTTTTGATGTTAATGGGTTGAAAGTACTGGTTGATATGAGAAGCTTCCTTTATCTCGCTGGAACTGAGCTGGATTATACAGACGGTTTTGAAGGGCAGGGTTTTCACTTCAATAACCCTAATGCTAACCGCACCTGTT encodes the following:
- a CDS encoding NifU family protein — its product is MAKIKEIERTPNPDAMRFVLDEPLTNGVTRSFENSIEAEGDELASALFAIDNVINVYYVDKYITVTQDGNAVWSELLRKLAPPIREAQPKLDFEDDSEVHVSKEAMESDDPRLQEINRMLDDQVRPYLLADGGGLKVLGLENNRLKVHYQGACGTCPTASTGTLYAIESMVKRIDPEIQVISV
- a CDS encoding cysteine desulfurase translates to MSQSKTDISSAINWEKVRDQFPVLNQSVNGKPLVYLDNGASSQMPKRVIDRLNAYHSKEHANVHRGIHSLSQHATDEYESTREKVRNLINARHLEEIIYTTGTTDSINLVANSYGRTHFKEGDEIIVSEMEHHANIVPWQIVAEQTGAILKVIPMSDQGVLDMNTFYSLLSDKTCFVSVIHVSNALGTVNPVKEIIEAAHERNIPVLLDGAQAVPHSTVDVQELNADFYAFSAHKMCGPTGFGILYGKKELLEAMPPYRGGGDMIDRVTFEKTTWNDLPHKFEAGTPPIAAGIGLGTAIDFLSEIGMEAISEREAELVEYATQRLTDIDGLTIVGTSDKKTSVISFLLDGIHPTDAGTILDKEGIAVRTGHHCAQPVMDHFKIPGTLRASISFYNNEEDIDRLVEGIEYTKEFFS
- the sufC gene encoding Fe-S cluster assembly ATPase SufC; its protein translation is MLEIKNLHAKVEGEEIEILKGVNLNVKAGEIHAIMGPNGSGKSTLSKVVSGHPEYEVTDGEILFEGEDITEMDADERAHLGLFLAFQYPVEVPGITNKTLLREAYNTIARANEREELDPLEFEDYIESKLDIIEMKDEFLSRSINTGFSGGEKKKNEIFQMAVLDPKLSFLDETDSGLDIDALKIVSDGVNKIASDEKAIVMITHYQRLLNYIKPDHVHVMMDGKIVKSGGFELAEELEANGYDGLQKEFAVNGEAQ
- the sufD gene encoding Fe-S cluster assembly protein SufD, with the protein product MSEVIQKSTLLDYISGEIEPKGTSISIRAINERGRATLNEVAFPTRKDEDWRFIDLKSITKNSFVSVDQAGTHEVGDISEYYLPEAMNSRLVFVNGEYNESLSSIDDLPHGVVVGNLADNADHDSVKSYLGTITNYEDDVFAPFNDAAFNDGAFIHVAEETVVEAPIHILNIFTDAEKPFYATPRLLYVGEMFSKATIIEEHIGLADNVYLNVPVTEFKMFTTSNVHHARIQRDSKQASHVSRPIAALDKHAEYHSYTICLGAKLFRNEPRVIQNAEEVDFTVDGLVLIDGEQIADTHSIMDHRYAHGNSHQLHKVVVNDTAHSIFNGKIFVAKDAQKIDSFQENRNLLISDTGKVHTKPQLEIFADDVRCSHGATIGQLQDEEVFYLQSRGLTEQKSRELLVYAFALESVESMEVESVEKMLLDEVIKYTNRDGK
- a CDS encoding iron-sulfur cluster assembly accessory protein; this translates as MGEITISERAYKRIEEIRSEQGVSTDALLKVGVVSGGCSGLTYDLDFSSEITPTDQDQVFDVNGLKVLVDMRSFLYLAGTELDYTDGFEGQGFHFNNPNANRTCSCGESFSV
- the sufB gene encoding Fe-S cluster assembly protein SufB; the protein is MSEELNDEVKALESMIGEEYKYGFTTDVEYEEFPKGISEEIVRELSKRKNEPEWMTEFRVNAYHAWKEMEEPSWFNATYKSPDFENLLYYSAPKQRPQLDSLDEVDPNILETYEKLGIPLEEQKMLSGVAVDAVFDSVSIFTSFKEKLAEAGVIFCSMSEAIQEHPELVKKYLASVVPVRDNFYSALNSAVFSDGSFCYIPKNTKCPMELSTYFRINNMESGQFERTLIVAEEGSSVSYLEGCTAPMYDENQLHAAVVELVALDNADIKYSTIQNWYSGDEEGRGGIYNFVTKRGICKGRNSKISWTQLETGSAVTLKYPSVILQGDDSIGEFYSVAVTTKRQQADTGTKMIHLGKNTKSTIISKGISAGRSNNSYRGEVKIGKKAFGSKNYSVCDSMLIGQECGAHTFPYISSENASSSVEHEATTSRVGEEQIFYLMQRGISEQDAISMIINGFVKDVLKELPLEFAVEANKLLDVKLEGSVG